Part of the Candidatus Chlorohelix allophototropha genome, ACCAGCTCAAGAAATTTTAGATAGCCCTTTGGCACGACCTCCATTGAAAGACTCAAAATAGTGCCATTTTCCGATGGCTTAAATACATAATCATATACCCCTTCAACTGGTCCGCTAGTGCTTTTGACAATAAACCTTCTATCTTGCTCCAGCTCGGTAATCAACCAACCCACCTCGGCACGTTTCCAAAGAAGCTTCATCCGATTTATTCCATGCGAACCAACCAGAATAGGTCCACTGGAAGTTACTATAACTGCTTCTATCAAACCCGCCCATT contains:
- a CDS encoding SRPBCC family protein, with translation MKIVQKVKIIKPVSEVFNFVTDVTNAPQWAGLIEAVIVTSSGPILVGSHGINRMKLLWKRAEVGWLITELEQDRRFIVKSTSGPVEGVYDYVFKPSENGTILSLSMEVVPKGYLKFLELVFNPTLSPQISRDLEILKGLLEGKLS